The nucleotide window AAACGAATTCGGAAGATGGACTGTCCTCTTTTCGTGACTTTTGCGCAAAACTTGAGAAATGGATTGCGCTCGTTGTCGAAATCCCCGGGGCCATTTTCCTGGGGTTGGAGGTCGTGGTTCTCTTTGCAGGCGTAGCATTTCGCTACGCCCTGCATTCCCCACTGGTCTGGTCGGATGAATTGGCTACCATCCTGTTTTTGTGGCTGAGCATGTTCGGGGCCGTTGTGGCTCAACACAAGGGTGGCCACATGCATCTGACTGTGGTCGTCGGATTGGCACCAAAACGCTGGCAATCCCGTATCAACACCCTGGCATCCATGTGTGTCATCCTGTTCCTGGGGTTGCTCCTACCACCCGCCCTGGAACATGCCGAAGGCCAGATGATGATCACCACGCCGGCCCTTCAGTTGCCGGATACGGTGCGCTCGGCGGCGATGTTTGTCGGTCTGACGCTGATGATGATCGTTGCGATTCTGCAGCTCGTCCAGAAGGTCAAAATCTCGGATCTTGTCTTTGGTGCGGTCGTGATTGCTGCGTGCGGCGGGCTGCTGACAGTCTTCCTGCCTCAGCTTGAGGAAATGGAAAACTTCAACCTGATCATCTTCTTCGGCATCGGCCTTGCTGCGCTGGTGTTCGGCGGGGCTCCCATTGCGGTTGCCTTTGGTCTGGCCACGGTCGTCTATCTCAAGTTCATGACCTACATGCCGATGGTCATCGTGATCAGTCGCATGGACGAGGGCATGTCCGGCTTCGTGCTGCTGTCGATCCCGCTGTTCGTGCTGCTTGGTCTGTTGATCGAGGTGACGGGGCTCGCTGCGGCGCTGGTCAACGTGCTGGCGGCGCTGGTTGCCCACTTCAAGGGTGGCCTGTCCTATGTGCTCGTCGGTGCGATGTATCTGGTTTCCGGTATCTCCGGCTCAAAAGCTGCCGACATGGCCGCCATTGCTCCGGTGCTGCTGCCTGAAATGCAGAAACGCGGCAAGGAACCGGGCGAGCTCATCGGCCTGCTGTCTTCCTCTGCGGCCATGGGTGAAACCATTCCGCCGTCCATCGTGCTCATCACTGTGGGGTCGGTAACGGGTGTGTCCATTGCGGCCCTGTTCACGGGTGGCCTGATCCCGGCCGCTCTTGGTGCCGTCGGCCTGCTGATTGTTGCCTACTTCCGCTCTCGTGACGAAGACATCACGGAAGCCAAGCGGGCCAGCCGCAAGCAGATTGTGCTTGCCCTGCTGAATGCGCTTCCTGCCTTCCTGCTGCTGGCGGTCATCCGCGTGGCGGTGGTGGTCGGTATCGCGACGGCAACCGAGGTGGCAACCGTCGGTATCGTCTACACCTTGCTGGTCTCGATCCTGCTCTATCGCAAGTTCCCGGCAGCCAGAATGTGGAAGATGCTGTGCAACTCGCTGGCGCTTTCCGGTGCGATCATGATCATTCTGGGCACGGCAACCGCCATGGCCTGGGCTCTGACCCAGTCGGGCTTCTCCCATCAGCTTGCTGCCATGATGGAGCAGATGCCTGGTGGCGCCGCCGGCTACATGGCCCTGTCGATTGTCGTCTTTGCGATCCTTGGCAGTGTGCTTGAAGGCATTCCTGCGGTCGTGGTGTTCGCTCCGCTGCTGTTCCCGATTGCTCTGGAACTCGGTATCGGCGGTGTGCACTATGCCATCATGATGGTTCTGTCCATGAGCCTTGGCCTGTTTGTTCCACCTCTCGGCATTGGCTTCTATCAGGCCTGTGCGATTGGTGGCATCGAGCCCGACAAGGCGATGAAAGCCATCTGGCCCTACATGTTCGCCATCCTCGTATCGGTGATCATCGTGGCCTGCGTTCCTTGGGTTACCGAACCTTACTTCTGATCGCAGGATCAGGTCTGAAATCAAATGCCCGCGTCTTTTGCAAGGCGCGGGCATTGTCTGTTTTGGGGGCTGTTCGCTTTGGTTTTCTCAAGCGGTGTTTTTCAGACGTCTCTCACCATGGAGACGGACTTGACCATCGCCTGCAGCCTGTCGCCGACCTTGAGATCAAGGGCATGAAGGCTCTTTCTGGAGATGCGGGCGATGAGGGTCTGACGGTCTAGATCCTCCCCCAGCCTGAGGAAGACGTTGGTCATGTGCTGGCCAAAGGGCTGGATCGTCTCGATGGTGACGGTCGGGGTGTTGAGGATCGAGGACGAACCCTCTGGCATGTGGCGGGACAGGGCCACATCGCTTGCCTCGATGCGGAGGCGCACGGCGTGTCCGATAGGGCCATTGACGCCGGGGAT belongs to uncultured Cohaesibacter sp. and includes:
- a CDS encoding TRAP transporter large permease subunit, with protein sequence MSTIVETNSEDGLSSFRDFCAKLEKWIALVVEIPGAIFLGLEVVVLFAGVAFRYALHSPLVWSDELATILFLWLSMFGAVVAQHKGGHMHLTVVVGLAPKRWQSRINTLASMCVILFLGLLLPPALEHAEGQMMITTPALQLPDTVRSAAMFVGLTLMMIVAILQLVQKVKISDLVFGAVVIAACGGLLTVFLPQLEEMENFNLIIFFGIGLAALVFGGAPIAVAFGLATVVYLKFMTYMPMVIVISRMDEGMSGFVLLSIPLFVLLGLLIEVTGLAAALVNVLAALVAHFKGGLSYVLVGAMYLVSGISGSKAADMAAIAPVLLPEMQKRGKEPGELIGLLSSSAAMGETIPPSIVLITVGSVTGVSIAALFTGGLIPAALGAVGLLIVAYFRSRDEDITEAKRASRKQIVLALLNALPAFLLLAVIRVAVVVGIATATEVATVGIVYTLLVSILLYRKFPAARMWKMLCNSLALSGAIMIILGTATAMAWALTQSGFSHQLAAMMEQMPGGAAGYMALSIVVFAILGSVLEGIPAVVVFAPLLFPIALELGIGGVHYAIMMVLSMSLGLFVPPLGIGFYQACAIGGIEPDKAMKAIWPYMFAILVSVIIVACVPWVTEPYF